A region from the Actinoplanes sp. OR16 genome encodes:
- a CDS encoding cupin domain-containing protein, whose translation MRKLAVKELQDHHRGPTFTSVLPGHVVQRGGFRVYAQPQFRTHDEPGRHVHSVPEVFVIIQGSGAIEIEGAEVDEFEAGEAIVFEPGEDHHLISRGPDPLVFTWMHLEPVE comes from the coding sequence GTGCGCAAATTAGCCGTGAAGGAATTGCAGGACCACCATCGCGGTCCCACGTTCACCAGCGTTCTCCCCGGGCACGTCGTGCAGCGCGGCGGATTCCGGGTCTACGCCCAGCCGCAGTTCCGCACCCACGACGAACCGGGCCGGCACGTGCATTCCGTGCCCGAGGTCTTCGTCATCATCCAGGGCAGCGGCGCCATCGAGATCGAGGGCGCCGAGGTGGACGAGTTCGAGGCCGGCGAGGCGATCGTGTTCGAGCCGGGCGAGGACCACCACCTGATCAGCCGGGGCCCCGACCCGCTGGTCTTCACCTGGATGCACCTGGAACCGGTCGAGTAG
- a CDS encoding Gfo/Idh/MocA family protein encodes MTPRVALVGAGGHGLSHRRTLQRLADEGRIAVAGLCDRQPFGPDPSAPLDGVPFFTDHTTLLATVHPDVVVICTPPHTHLPIALDVLAAGADLLLEKPPVTSSGEHRELAAAVESTGRLCQVGFQALGSAALAALIAADLAGPIGVFGAWWRPDTYYTRAPWAGRRLVDGRPVFDGALVNPFAHALMQALVIAGPAYRPALLELEAYRTRDIATDDTTFLRVTGADGRQITVGVTLASAVFLAGEIQVGGAALEYPTDRLRLPGSDLIAVPGRTGLLENLLDHRADPAVPLLAPLRRTALFTAMGEAIVRSAPPLEIAPKWLAPHPSGGGSVLPGIDELVRQVAATGELPSEIGVPWAGRPQLLRLS; translated from the coding sequence ATGACCCCGCGTGTCGCGCTCGTCGGCGCCGGTGGACACGGGCTCTCGCATCGCCGCACGCTGCAGCGACTCGCCGACGAGGGCCGGATCGCGGTGGCCGGGCTGTGCGACCGGCAGCCGTTCGGCCCGGACCCGTCGGCGCCCCTGGACGGCGTGCCGTTCTTCACCGATCACACGACGCTGCTCGCCACCGTCCACCCGGACGTCGTGGTGATCTGCACCCCGCCGCACACCCACCTGCCGATCGCCCTCGACGTGCTCGCTGCCGGCGCCGACCTGCTGCTGGAGAAGCCGCCGGTGACGTCGTCCGGGGAACACCGTGAGCTGGCGGCGGCCGTGGAGAGCACCGGTCGGCTCTGCCAGGTCGGTTTCCAGGCGCTCGGGTCGGCGGCCCTCGCCGCGCTCATCGCCGCGGATCTCGCCGGGCCGATCGGGGTCTTCGGGGCCTGGTGGCGGCCGGACACCTACTACACCCGGGCGCCCTGGGCCGGGCGGCGGCTCGTCGACGGCCGCCCGGTCTTCGACGGCGCCCTGGTCAACCCGTTCGCGCATGCGCTCATGCAGGCGCTCGTCATCGCCGGACCCGCGTACCGGCCGGCTCTGCTGGAGTTGGAGGCGTACCGGACCCGGGACATCGCCACCGACGACACCACGTTCCTGCGGGTGACCGGAGCGGACGGCCGGCAGATCACGGTGGGGGTGACGCTCGCATCGGCGGTCTTCCTGGCCGGCGAGATCCAGGTCGGCGGCGCGGCCCTGGAGTACCCGACCGACCGCCTGCGGCTGCCCGGCTCGGATCTCATCGCGGTGCCGGGGCGTACCGGGCTGCTCGAGAACCTGCTCGATCACCGCGCGGATCCGGCGGTCCCGCTGCTGGCGCCCCTGCGCCGGACCGCGCTCTTCACTGCCATGGGCGAGGCGATCGTACGCTCCGCGCCCCCGCTCGAGATCGCTCCGAAATGGCTCGCCCCGCACCCCTCGGGCGGCGGATCGGTGCTCCCCGGCATCGACGAACTGGTCCGGCAGGTCGCCGCCACCGGCGAACTGCCCTCCGAGATCGGCGTCCCGTGGGCGGGCCGTCCCCAACTCCTGCGCCTTTCATGA
- a CDS encoding mannitol dehydrogenase family protein encodes MKLGLSSQNALPIASRPLVRPGEVRPGIVHLGLGAFHRAHQAVYTESAVAASGGNWGIVGVAPRSREIVDRLREQDQLYSVLTVGSGERDHVRAVGILAGLAHAAGDPYGVVAAVADPGIRIVSLTVTEKAYQPPADLSAQVTGKAPPVSVPALLARGILARHGAPLTVLCCDNLQGNGPRVRSLVAETLEHAGAELPDTVAFPSTMVDRIVPATSADHRRRAALALGADDAVPVAAEPFTQWVIEDRFPGGRPDWAAAGAILTTDVTPWETLKLRALNAVHSALAYLGALAGRELIADALELPGMTGVLRRFLADEVTPAVTPPPGTTVTGYGATVLTRFANRELGHRTLQVAMDGTQKLPHRLLGTVQDLRDQGGTPCWAGLFLAAWMRFARGYADSGAPLPLDDPMASRIRESLSAVPDTPNGVTSALLGLTEVFPPSLAGDDVLRREVVRWYSSLDRHGAEATIREAGA; translated from the coding sequence ATGAAACTGGGCCTCTCCTCCCAGAACGCCCTGCCGATCGCGAGCCGGCCGCTGGTGCGGCCCGGCGAGGTCCGGCCCGGCATCGTCCACCTCGGGCTGGGCGCGTTCCACCGGGCACATCAGGCCGTCTACACCGAGTCGGCGGTGGCCGCGTCCGGCGGGAACTGGGGGATCGTCGGGGTCGCGCCGCGCTCCCGGGAGATCGTGGACCGGCTGCGGGAACAGGATCAGCTGTACAGCGTGCTCACCGTGGGCTCCGGCGAACGGGATCACGTGCGCGCGGTCGGCATCCTGGCGGGACTCGCTCACGCGGCCGGTGATCCGTACGGGGTGGTGGCCGCCGTCGCCGATCCGGGCATCCGGATCGTCTCCCTCACCGTGACCGAGAAGGCCTACCAGCCGCCGGCGGACCTCAGCGCCCAGGTGACCGGCAAGGCGCCACCGGTGTCGGTGCCGGCCCTGCTGGCCCGGGGGATCCTCGCCCGCCACGGCGCGCCGCTGACCGTGCTCTGCTGCGACAACCTGCAGGGCAACGGGCCCCGGGTGCGGTCCCTGGTCGCCGAGACCTTGGAGCACGCGGGCGCGGAACTGCCGGACACCGTCGCCTTCCCGTCCACCATGGTCGATCGGATCGTTCCGGCCACCAGCGCTGATCATCGCCGGCGGGCGGCCCTCGCGCTCGGCGCCGACGACGCCGTCCCGGTAGCCGCCGAACCCTTCACCCAGTGGGTGATCGAGGATCGCTTCCCCGGCGGGCGGCCGGACTGGGCGGCGGCCGGCGCGATCCTCACCACCGACGTGACCCCGTGGGAGACGCTCAAGCTGCGGGCTCTCAACGCCGTGCACTCGGCGCTGGCGTACCTGGGCGCGCTGGCCGGCCGCGAGCTGATCGCCGACGCCCTCGAACTCCCCGGCATGACCGGAGTCCTGCGCCGATTCCTCGCCGACGAGGTGACGCCGGCCGTCACCCCGCCGCCCGGCACGACGGTCACCGGCTACGGCGCGACGGTCCTGACGCGCTTCGCGAACCGCGAACTCGGCCACCGCACCCTCCAGGTGGCGATGGACGGCACCCAGAAACTGCCGCACCGCCTGCTCGGCACCGTCCAGGACCTGCGCGATCAGGGTGGGACGCCCTGCTGGGCGGGGCTGTTCCTGGCCGCTTGGATGCGCTTCGCGCGGGGGTACGCCGACAGCGGCGCGCCGCTACCCCTCGACGACCCCATGGCCTCCCGCATCCGGGAGTCGCTGTCGGCCGTCCCGGACACCCCGAACGGCGTGACCAGCGCGCTGCTCGGCCTGACCGAGGTGTTCCCGCCCTCGCTGGCCGGCGACGACGTGCTGCGCCGCGAAGTGGTCCGGTGGTACTCGTCGCTGGACCGGCACGGCGCCGAGGCCACCATCCGGGAGGCGGGCGCATGA
- the uxaC gene encoding glucuronate isomerase, translating into MTHLFPSDPAQRRIAGELYASVKDLPLISPHGHVDPALLADDTPFPDPARLFVVPDHYVTRMLASQGIPQSRLGVPSIDGSEVEQDGREIWRLLAENWHLFRGTPSRLWTEKVFTDVFGIQRPFNKATADIIYDEISDKLRQEDFRPRALFTRFNIEVLATTESPLDELTHHAKLAADGWGDRVITTFRPDNLVDVEWPGWQDRVAALGELTGTDVGTYPGFVNALRRRRELFIAAGATSSDHGHPTAATLVLDDAEAAVLYRKALGGGADAADAEAFRAHMLVEFARMSLDDGLVMQLHPGSVRNHDRSLYERHGRDVGGDIPSATDYVRGLRPLLDAYGNDPRLRIVLYTLDETTFTRELAPLAGGYPALYLGAPWWFLDSPEGLRRFREAVTETAGFYNTAGFADDTRAFCSIPARHDVARRIDAGFLARLVAEDRLPLDEAAETIADLAYHLPKRVFRLDRK; encoded by the coding sequence GTGACCCATCTCTTTCCCTCGGACCCGGCGCAGCGGCGGATCGCCGGCGAGCTCTACGCGAGCGTCAAGGACCTGCCGCTGATCAGCCCGCACGGGCACGTCGATCCGGCGCTGCTCGCCGACGACACCCCGTTCCCGGATCCGGCGCGGCTCTTCGTGGTGCCCGACCACTACGTCACCCGGATGCTGGCGAGCCAGGGGATTCCGCAGAGCCGGCTCGGGGTGCCGAGCATCGACGGATCCGAGGTCGAGCAGGACGGCCGGGAGATCTGGCGGCTCCTGGCAGAGAATTGGCATCTGTTCCGGGGGACTCCGTCGCGGTTGTGGACGGAGAAGGTCTTCACTGACGTCTTCGGGATCCAGCGCCCTTTCAACAAGGCCACCGCCGACATCATCTATGACGAGATATCGGACAAGTTGCGCCAGGAGGACTTCCGCCCTCGGGCGCTCTTCACGAGGTTCAACATCGAAGTGCTGGCGACCACCGAGAGCCCGCTCGACGAGCTGACCCACCACGCCAAACTCGCCGCCGACGGCTGGGGCGACCGGGTCATCACCACATTCCGCCCCGACAACCTCGTCGACGTGGAATGGCCCGGCTGGCAGGACCGGGTCGCCGCCCTGGGGGAGCTGACCGGCACGGACGTCGGGACGTACCCCGGCTTCGTGAATGCTCTCCGGAGAAGGAGAGAGCTCTTCATCGCCGCCGGCGCCACCAGCTCCGACCACGGGCATCCGACCGCCGCGACGCTGGTGCTCGACGATGCCGAGGCGGCCGTGCTCTATCGCAAGGCGCTGGGCGGTGGTGCGGACGCCGCCGATGCCGAGGCGTTCCGGGCGCACATGCTCGTCGAGTTCGCGCGGATGTCGCTGGACGACGGCCTGGTGATGCAGCTGCACCCGGGGTCGGTGCGTAATCACGACAGGTCCCTCTATGAACGGCACGGCCGCGATGTCGGAGGCGACATTCCCTCCGCGACCGATTACGTACGCGGCCTCCGCCCCCTCCTCGACGCCTACGGCAACGACCCGCGGCTGCGGATCGTGCTCTACACCCTCGACGAGACCACGTTCACGAGAGAGCTGGCGCCGCTCGCCGGCGGATACCCGGCCCTCTACCTCGGCGCGCCCTGGTGGTTCCTGGACAGCCCGGAGGGCCTGCGCCGATTCCGCGAGGCGGTCACCGAGACGGCCGGCTTCTACAACACGGCCGGGTTCGCCGACGACACCCGCGCGTTCTGCTCGATCCCGGCCCGGCACGACGTGGCCCGCCGGATCGACGCCGGATTCCTGGCCCGGCTGGTCGCCGAGGATCGGCTGCCGCTGGACGAGGCCGCCGAGACGATCGCGGACCTCGCCTACCACCTGCCGAAACGAGTCTTCCGGCTGGACCGGAAATGA
- a CDS encoding Gfo/Idh/MocA family protein has product MPQSPRRRYALVGAGARAGLFLRALATDHADVAELVALADTNPARPAVHNERLRRLGASPVPVYDAADFTGMLKRERVDVALVTTVDRYHADYIVAAIEAGCDAITEKPMTVDAPGCRRILEAVKRTGRTVQVTFNYRYNPLHEAVKRIIQSGEIGEIGSVHFEWLLDVRHGADYFRRWHRDKANSGGLLVHKASHHFDLVNWWLDDEPAEVFAAGRLFFYGDQGRKHGYARDYERAHLADKAEGDPFALKLEDEPGLKELYLDTEHHDGYHRDQNVFAPGVSIEDDMAVLVRYAGGASMSYHLTAYAPWEGYRLMINGSRGRLELEVVESDHVAPAAAGAVKGEPGAESAAESGFKRLLVRPYWAPPREVVVEGLSRGGHGGADVRMLADLVGGSEDPLARMATATDGARALLTGLAANESIRTGTAVRVKDVLNIEEIIR; this is encoded by the coding sequence ATGCCCCAGTCACCCCGCCGCCGGTACGCCCTCGTGGGCGCCGGCGCCCGGGCCGGCCTGTTCCTCAGGGCCCTGGCCACCGACCACGCCGACGTGGCCGAGCTGGTCGCCCTGGCGGACACGAACCCGGCCCGGCCCGCCGTCCACAACGAACGATTGCGGCGCCTCGGCGCCTCGCCGGTCCCGGTCTACGACGCGGCCGACTTCACCGGCATGCTCAAGCGCGAGCGGGTGGACGTCGCCCTGGTCACGACCGTGGACCGGTACCACGCCGACTACATCGTGGCGGCGATCGAGGCCGGCTGCGACGCGATCACCGAGAAGCCGATGACGGTCGACGCTCCCGGATGCCGCCGGATCCTGGAGGCGGTGAAGCGCACCGGCCGCACGGTCCAGGTCACCTTCAACTACCGCTACAACCCCTTGCACGAGGCGGTGAAGCGGATCATCCAGAGCGGCGAGATCGGGGAGATCGGCTCGGTGCACTTCGAGTGGCTGCTCGACGTGCGGCACGGCGCCGACTACTTCCGCCGCTGGCACCGGGACAAGGCCAACTCGGGCGGCCTGCTCGTGCACAAGGCGAGCCACCACTTCGACCTGGTCAACTGGTGGCTGGACGACGAGCCGGCCGAGGTCTTCGCGGCCGGCCGGCTCTTCTTCTACGGCGATCAGGGGCGCAAGCACGGGTATGCGCGCGACTATGAGCGGGCGCATCTGGCGGATAAGGCAGAGGGCGACCCTTTCGCGCTCAAGCTGGAGGACGAGCCCGGCCTCAAGGAGCTCTATCTCGACACCGAGCACCACGACGGCTACCACCGCGACCAGAACGTCTTCGCGCCCGGCGTGTCCATCGAGGACGATATGGCGGTGCTGGTCCGCTACGCCGGTGGCGCCTCGATGAGCTATCACCTCACGGCCTACGCGCCGTGGGAGGGCTACCGGCTGATGATCAATGGCAGCAGGGGGCGGCTCGAACTCGAGGTCGTGGAGAGCGACCACGTGGCGCCCGCCGCGGCCGGGGCGGTCAAGGGCGAGCCGGGCGCGGAGTCGGCGGCGGAGAGCGGGTTCAAGCGGCTGCTGGTGCGGCCGTACTGGGCGCCGCCGCGCGAAGTGGTCGTCGAGGGGTTGTCCCGTGGCGGGCACGGCGGCGCCGACGTCCGCATGCTGGCCGATCTCGTCGGCGGCTCGGAGGATCCGCTGGCCCGGATGGCGACCGCGACCGACGGCGCCCGGGCCCTGCTCACCGGCCTCGCCGCCAACGAGTCGATCAGGACCGGCACGGCTGTCCGCGTGAAAGACGTACTGAACATCGAGGAGATCATCAGGTGA
- a CDS encoding LacI family DNA-binding transcriptional regulator: protein MAVTIRDVARASGVHISTVSRTFSAPHLVNPETRSRVLATAEQLGYRPNRAARALITGRTHNIGLIVADIANPFFPPLIKAAETHARRRDYHVFVADTDEDPIVEADLVQALAKQVDGILLCSPRMTDDQIEQLRREVPLVVINRMITGLPAVVMDVGQGARSAVRHLLDLGHRHLVYLSGPRGSWTNREIRRAAGATARAAGAELTVLGPHQPVTAAGAAAAEAVLATGATAVLAYNDLMAIGLLQALQDRHIAVPGEVSVVGIDDIAASELVRPQLTTVANPTAAAGRAAVDMLLQQGDDGSTGQINLHTDLVIRNSTGPGPFQPAGATTAEVAAYVKE from the coding sequence GTGGCCGTGACGATCCGGGACGTAGCACGAGCGTCCGGAGTGCACATCTCCACGGTGTCGCGCACCTTCTCAGCGCCGCACCTGGTCAACCCCGAGACCCGCTCCCGGGTTCTGGCCACCGCGGAGCAGCTCGGTTACCGCCCGAACCGGGCGGCCCGGGCACTGATCACCGGTCGTACCCACAACATCGGCCTGATCGTGGCCGACATAGCGAACCCGTTCTTCCCGCCGCTGATCAAGGCGGCCGAGACACATGCCCGGCGGCGGGACTACCACGTCTTCGTCGCCGACACCGATGAGGATCCGATCGTCGAGGCCGACCTGGTCCAGGCCTTGGCGAAACAGGTCGACGGGATCCTGCTCTGCAGCCCCCGGATGACCGACGACCAGATCGAGCAGCTCCGCCGCGAGGTGCCGCTGGTCGTCATCAACCGCATGATCACCGGCTTGCCCGCGGTGGTCATGGACGTGGGTCAGGGCGCCCGGTCCGCCGTGCGTCACCTGCTCGACCTGGGTCACCGCCACCTGGTCTACCTGTCCGGACCGCGTGGCTCCTGGACCAACCGGGAGATCCGCAGGGCTGCCGGGGCCACCGCCCGGGCCGCCGGCGCGGAGCTCACCGTTCTCGGCCCGCACCAGCCGGTCACCGCGGCCGGCGCCGCGGCGGCCGAGGCCGTGCTGGCCACCGGCGCCACCGCGGTGCTCGCCTACAACGACCTGATGGCGATCGGCCTTCTCCAGGCGTTGCAGGACCGGCACATCGCGGTGCCCGGAGAGGTCAGCGTCGTCGGCATCGACGACATCGCGGCAAGCGAACTGGTCCGCCCCCAGCTCACCACGGTGGCGAACCCGACCGCTGCCGCCGGACGGGCCGCCGTCGACATGCTCCTGCAGCAGGGCGACGACGGCTCCACCGGACAGATCAACCTGCACACCGACCTTGTCATCCGCAACTCCACCGGTCCGGGTCCGTTCCAGCCGGCCGGTGCGACCACCGCTGAGGTCGCCGCATACGTCAAGGAGTGA
- a CDS encoding ABC transporter substrate-binding protein, giving the protein MTATHPPRRAFLRTLVAGMLALPLVLGACGSDDAGDDGKTELSFFWWGGEARADLTTKALDLYTAKHPDVTFKKTWQANQGYFDKLATLTAGDDAPDIFQIDDNYLSEYATRNVTLDLTPYQSSGKIDTSKFPEGLWKYGVVDGKLAGLAFGENTQGLVYNKSKLEAAKQPLPTTGMSWEEHIAWAQKAGPAAQTAGTQDPSADYKAFWLWLRQQGKEMYNGNQLGFTAADVTQWFELWKGARDSKATPTADVIHEGNATDITKQLVVTNKALTSWVWANQMPELQKNTTDELGVVAYPGDNSKQWPRASMYFSVFRGSEHADIAADVINFLANDPEAGAILGTDRGLPSNLDIRKSVAASTDNPSMKQTIAVIDELSKSYGPSPTVPPRGHSVVRQELIKAAEEAQYGRATPAQAAEQFFAASQAAVSR; this is encoded by the coding sequence ATGACCGCTACACACCCGCCCCGACGTGCTTTCCTCCGCACCCTCGTCGCCGGCATGCTCGCCCTTCCCCTGGTGCTCGGCGCCTGCGGGAGCGACGACGCGGGCGACGACGGCAAGACCGAGCTGAGCTTCTTCTGGTGGGGAGGCGAGGCCCGGGCCGACCTGACCACCAAGGCGCTCGACCTCTACACCGCGAAGCACCCGGACGTGACGTTCAAGAAGACCTGGCAGGCCAACCAGGGTTACTTCGACAAGCTGGCCACGCTGACGGCCGGTGACGACGCGCCGGACATCTTCCAGATCGACGACAACTACCTCTCCGAGTACGCGACCCGCAACGTCACGCTCGACCTCACCCCGTACCAGTCCTCCGGCAAGATCGACACTTCGAAGTTCCCCGAGGGCCTGTGGAAGTACGGCGTCGTCGACGGCAAGCTGGCCGGCCTGGCGTTCGGCGAGAACACCCAGGGCCTCGTCTACAACAAGTCCAAATTGGAGGCCGCCAAGCAGCCGCTCCCCACGACCGGGATGAGCTGGGAGGAGCACATCGCCTGGGCGCAGAAGGCCGGGCCCGCGGCACAGACGGCCGGCACCCAGGACCCGAGCGCCGACTACAAGGCGTTCTGGCTGTGGCTGCGCCAGCAGGGCAAGGAGATGTACAACGGCAACCAGCTCGGCTTCACCGCCGCCGACGTCACCCAGTGGTTCGAACTGTGGAAGGGCGCCCGGGACAGCAAGGCGACCCCGACCGCCGACGTGATCCACGAGGGCAACGCCACCGACATCACCAAGCAGCTGGTGGTGACGAACAAGGCGCTCACCTCGTGGGTGTGGGCGAACCAGATGCCCGAGCTGCAGAAGAACACGACCGACGAGCTCGGCGTCGTGGCGTACCCGGGTGACAACAGCAAGCAGTGGCCGCGCGCCTCGATGTACTTCTCGGTGTTCCGGGGCAGCGAGCACGCCGACATCGCGGCCGACGTCATCAACTTCCTGGCGAACGACCCGGAGGCCGGCGCGATCCTCGGCACCGACCGGGGCCTGCCGTCGAACCTCGACATCCGCAAGTCGGTGGCGGCCTCCACCGACAACCCGTCGATGAAGCAGACCATCGCCGTCATCGACGAGCTGTCGAAGAGCTACGGCCCGTCGCCGACCGTCCCGCCGCGCGGCCACAGCGTGGTCCGCCAGGAGCTGATCAAGGCAGCTGAGGAGGCCCAGTACGGACGGGCCACCCCGGCGCAGGCCGCCGAGCAGTTCTTCGCCGCCAGCCAGGCGGCAGTCAGCCGGTGA
- a CDS encoding carbohydrate ABC transporter permease, which yields MAVTQAPSPAPTAGPAATRRRGRPARHKSDGAAGYIFLSPWLLGFAAITAVPMLMSLYLSFTNYDVLSDWSSTEWVGLDNYRQMFTEDPSFWHAVRVTITFALIATPLKLAAALGVALLLNKAFRGDGVFRGLFYLPSLLGGSVAVAIVWKSMFNGDGSFNAFLAWFGIEGKAWVNDPDYALGTLILLAVWQFGAPMVIFLAGLKQVPQELYEAASVDGAGPVRQFLAVTLPILSPVIFFNLVLETINGFQGFTSAFVLSGGTGGPVDSTLMYTLHLYNKGFTEYQMGYASAMAWVFLLSIGLITVVIFRTGKFWVHYSDSED from the coding sequence GTGGCAGTAACCCAGGCGCCGTCGCCAGCGCCGACAGCCGGTCCCGCCGCCACCCGGCGGCGGGGCCGGCCCGCCCGGCACAAGTCGGACGGCGCGGCCGGCTACATCTTCCTCTCTCCCTGGCTGCTCGGGTTCGCCGCCATCACGGCGGTCCCGATGCTGATGTCGCTCTACCTCAGCTTCACCAACTACGACGTGCTCAGCGACTGGTCGTCGACCGAGTGGGTCGGGCTGGACAACTACCGCCAGATGTTCACCGAGGACCCCTCGTTCTGGCACGCGGTCCGGGTCACCATCACGTTCGCCCTGATCGCGACCCCGCTGAAGCTCGCCGCCGCGCTCGGTGTCGCGCTGCTGCTGAACAAGGCGTTCCGCGGCGACGGCGTGTTCCGCGGCCTGTTCTACCTGCCGTCGCTGCTGGGCGGCAGCGTCGCGGTCGCCATCGTCTGGAAGAGCATGTTCAACGGCGACGGCTCGTTCAACGCGTTCCTCGCCTGGTTCGGCATCGAGGGCAAGGCCTGGGTGAACGACCCGGACTACGCGCTCGGCACGCTGATCCTGCTCGCGGTCTGGCAGTTCGGCGCCCCGATGGTGATCTTCCTGGCCGGTCTGAAGCAGGTGCCGCAGGAGCTCTACGAGGCGGCGTCGGTGGACGGCGCCGGCCCGGTACGCCAGTTCCTCGCGGTGACCCTGCCGATCCTCTCGCCGGTGATCTTCTTCAACCTGGTGCTCGAGACGATCAACGGGTTCCAGGGCTTCACCTCGGCGTTCGTGCTCTCCGGCGGCACCGGCGGCCCGGTCGACTCGACCCTCATGTACACGCTGCACCTCTACAACAAGGGCTTCACCGAGTACCAGATGGGCTACGCGTCCGCGATGGCCTGGGTCTTCCTGCTCTCGATCGGCCTGATCACCGTGGTCATCTTCCGCACCGGCAAGTTCTGGGTGCACTACTCGGACAGTGAGGACTGA
- a CDS encoding carbohydrate ABC transporter permease: MKRSVVLVVLTAIVLYPLVWMLGSSFKSPQEVLNNMSVFPREFTPGNYTDGWSHFDVAFGRFFLNSAMVAILTVVANCVSCLLAAYAFARLRFRLRGFWFAIMIGTLLLPGHVLIVPQFVMFKAFGLVGGDWPYAPLIVPQLLATEAFFVFLMVQFMRGVPRELDDAAKIDGCTAFGVFRHVILPLSRPALVSTAIFSFIWTWNDFFRQLVYLSDLEKYTAPVALTLFIDSSGQSAVGPMFAMSVLSLAPVFLFFVAFQRMLVEGINTTGLKG; the protein is encoded by the coding sequence ATGAAGCGATCTGTCGTACTCGTCGTCCTCACCGCGATCGTCCTCTACCCGCTCGTCTGGATGCTCGGCAGCTCGTTCAAGTCGCCGCAGGAGGTCCTCAACAACATGTCGGTGTTCCCACGGGAGTTCACCCCGGGCAACTACACCGACGGCTGGTCCCACTTCGACGTGGCGTTCGGGCGGTTCTTCCTGAACAGCGCCATGGTCGCGATCCTGACCGTCGTGGCGAACTGCGTCTCCTGTCTGCTCGCCGCGTACGCCTTCGCCCGTCTGCGTTTCCGCCTCCGCGGCTTCTGGTTCGCCATCATGATCGGGACGCTGCTGCTCCCCGGCCATGTGCTGATCGTCCCGCAGTTCGTGATGTTCAAGGCGTTCGGCCTGGTGGGCGGCGACTGGCCGTACGCGCCGCTGATCGTGCCGCAACTGCTCGCCACCGAGGCGTTCTTCGTCTTCCTGATGGTCCAGTTCATGCGCGGCGTCCCCCGCGAGCTGGACGACGCCGCGAAGATCGACGGCTGTACGGCGTTCGGCGTGTTCCGGCACGTGATCCTGCCGCTGTCCCGGCCGGCCCTCGTCTCCACCGCGATCTTCTCGTTCATCTGGACCTGGAACGACTTCTTCCGCCAGCTCGTCTACCTCTCCGACCTGGAGAAGTACACGGCGCCGGTGGCGTTGACGCTCTTCATCGACTCCAGCGGCCAGTCCGCCGTCGGCCCGATGTTCGCGATGTCGGTGCTGTCGCTCGCCCCGGTCTTCCTGTTCTTCGTGGCGTTCCAGCGCATGCTCGTCGAGGGCATCAACACGACGGGCCTCAAGGGATGA
- a CDS encoding RraA family protein, which produces MTGFSSVPPTTLADVLGRSQVMDIGIRPLWGPPPRVAGPAFTVSCPPGDNLMLHAAIYRAEPGAVIVVQSGDLDYALAGGNVCAVAHRRGVAALVLDGLIRDLGEVREIGFPVFARGVIPIPGTKTRLGTHGASVICGGVTVRPGDVVVADEEGVVVVPGDRHDEVLAAAQAKLAEEEAESLDDWERAHRAKIEKALAAHDFTD; this is translated from the coding sequence ATGACCGGTTTCAGCAGTGTTCCGCCCACCACGCTGGCTGATGTGCTGGGGCGTTCGCAGGTCATGGACATCGGGATCCGGCCGTTGTGGGGGCCGCCGCCCCGGGTGGCCGGTCCGGCGTTCACCGTCAGCTGCCCGCCCGGCGACAACCTGATGCTGCATGCGGCCATCTACCGGGCCGAGCCCGGTGCGGTGATCGTGGTGCAGTCCGGGGATCTGGACTACGCGCTGGCCGGCGGCAACGTGTGCGCGGTGGCTCATCGCCGCGGGGTGGCGGCCTTGGTGCTGGACGGGTTGATCCGGGATCTGGGCGAGGTGCGGGAGATCGGGTTCCCGGTGTTCGCACGCGGGGTGATCCCGATTCCCGGGACCAAGACCCGGCTCGGTACGCACGGAGCATCAGTGATCTGCGGAGGCGTCACGGTCCGTCCGGGCGATGTGGTGGTCGCCGACGAGGAGGGCGTCGTCGTGGTGCCCGGCGACCGTCACGACGAGGTGCTCGCGGCGGCGCAGGCGAAGCTGGCCGAGGAGGAGGCCGAGTCGCTCGACGACTGGGAGCGGGCACACCGCGCCAAGATCGAGAAGGCCCTGGCCGCCCACGACTTCACGGATTGA